From one Agathobaculum sp. NTUH-O15-33 genomic stretch:
- a CDS encoding 5-deoxy-glucuronate isomerase, whose product MKYTSSGSFEQGYNKMISAVENPEMKGMEFGVVKMAGGDVMHFDYAQEVVYDLLSGKVTFAWDGKSETVAREDCFHEGAILLHVPQCVKVTITAETETEVAVARTENKRSFAAKLMRPEDCLCANEERGAGQMNECSTRMVRTFFDRSNCPETNFFIGEVVHFPGKWSSYPPHQHVEPEMYYYKFLPQNGYGLAEFGDDAYKVKHNDLTGMPAHVTHSQAAAPGYAEYYLWCIRLQDDKNIVTTTVKEYEWITAPDAKYFPEI is encoded by the coding sequence ATGAAATACACCAGCAGCGGCTCTTTTGAGCAGGGCTATAATAAGATGATCTCCGCGGTTGAGAACCCGGAAATGAAGGGAATGGAGTTCGGCGTCGTCAAAATGGCGGGGGGCGATGTCATGCACTTTGACTACGCACAGGAGGTCGTTTATGATCTGCTCTCCGGCAAGGTGACTTTTGCGTGGGATGGGAAGAGCGAAACCGTGGCGCGTGAGGATTGCTTTCATGAAGGCGCGATTCTGCTGCATGTGCCGCAGTGCGTCAAGGTAACGATCACCGCTGAAACCGAGACCGAGGTGGCGGTTGCGCGCACCGAGAACAAGCGCAGCTTCGCAGCCAAGCTCATGCGTCCCGAGGATTGTCTGTGCGCCAACGAGGAACGCGGCGCGGGCCAAATGAACGAGTGCTCCACCCGGATGGTGCGTACCTTCTTTGACCGTTCCAACTGCCCGGAAACCAACTTTTTTATCGGCGAGGTCGTGCACTTTCCGGGCAAGTGGTCATCCTACCCGCCGCATCAGCATGTGGAGCCGGAGATGTATTACTACAAATTTTTGCCGCAAAACGGCTACGGTCTGGCGGAGTTTGGAGACGACGCCTATAAGGTTAAGCACAACGACCTGACCGGCATGCCCGCACACGTGACCCACTCGCAGGCGGCGGCGCCCGGTTACGCGGAGTATTACCTATGGTGTATCCGATTGCAGGATGATAAAAATATCGTCACCACGACGGTGAAGGAATACGAGTGGATAACCGCGCCGGACGCCAAGTATTTTCCAGAAATCTAA
- a CDS encoding zinc-dependent alcohol dehydrogenase gives MKQTMKAVVVRDKNDVAVRNDIPMPQIGEYEALVKMYSCGFCNGTDFHVIDGSLTKEEGLGAYPTILGHEGCGDIVAVGAKVRYLHMGDRLIHPVNRPCGDYSMTYGNMCEYALVPDHLAMLEDGWSKDQLPFNGNTIIGVEPNFVKIPKHIDPIDGGVLLSLCECLGAVRDFGIGEGASVLVYGCGPMGLASMYIMRALGVKRIVAVDSIDSRLATAKNEVGVDQTINFERTAVSAALAGEKFDFTYDAVGAVSIIEESSHYLRQGGKVCALGVLGAGRDLLNMHKLQNNTSVHIHSQPYKRFGFMAELVALIEAGKINPKNFYSHVLPMEDIHQAMELVKNKQCLKVILKIAD, from the coding sequence ATGAAGCAAACAATGAAAGCGGTCGTGGTACGGGACAAAAATGACGTTGCAGTACGGAACGATATCCCGATGCCGCAAATAGGAGAATATGAGGCGCTGGTAAAGATGTATTCCTGCGGGTTCTGCAATGGGACTGATTTCCACGTCATTGACGGTTCCCTGACCAAAGAAGAGGGCCTCGGGGCATATCCCACCATACTGGGGCACGAAGGCTGCGGCGATATTGTTGCAGTCGGGGCAAAGGTGCGGTATCTGCATATGGGGGATCGGTTGATTCATCCGGTCAACCGTCCCTGCGGCGATTATTCGATGACCTATGGCAATATGTGCGAATATGCGCTGGTTCCCGATCACTTGGCAATGTTGGAAGACGGATGGTCCAAAGATCAACTGCCGTTTAACGGAAATACAATTATTGGGGTAGAGCCGAATTTTGTGAAAATTCCGAAACATATCGATCCGATCGATGGCGGCGTATTGCTCAGTCTGTGCGAATGCCTTGGCGCGGTAAGAGATTTCGGAATCGGAGAAGGGGCAAGCGTGCTGGTCTATGGCTGCGGCCCGATGGGGCTTGCGTCAATGTATATCATGCGCGCGCTCGGCGTGAAGCGTATCGTCGCAGTCGATAGCATTGATTCACGCCTTGCAACCGCTAAAAATGAGGTTGGCGTCGATCAAACGATCAATTTTGAGCGGACAGCAGTGTCGGCGGCGCTGGCGGGGGAAAAATTCGACTTTACTTACGACGCGGTCGGAGCGGTTTCCATTATTGAGGAAAGCTCGCATTATCTGCGGCAGGGCGGAAAGGTTTGCGCGCTTGGGGTGTTGGGGGCAGGCAGAGACTTGCTTAATATGCATAAACTGCAAAACAACACCTCGGTACATATCCATAGCCAGCCGTATAAACGGTTTGGATTCATGGCGGAGCTGGTTGCTCTTATTGAAGCGGGTAAGATCAACCCGAAGAATTTTTATTCTCACGTCCTGCCGATGGAAGACATCCATCAGGCCATGGAACTGGTCAAAAATAAGCAGTGCCTAAAGGTGATCCTGAAGATTGCAGATTGA
- a CDS encoding MBL fold metallo-hydrolase, translating into MTRILHFANSSLFFYADRTGILIDGLFGAGPYQCFSPLPAPIRRQMLKRQGIFGHVDALLFTHAHGDHCDRDALHFFRHLHEQPPAVFLFGESDNTLHADRVDSRIQRLEVGAFTIYAVAAPHQCIGKKNKALFALPNCSFIVCQGTERFFVAADSRWREEDLRLVQPFGRFNAVFCNAYHLIWDESKRFFEKLDAERIYIYHLPLQEDDIYAYHSLAKHAAQNFRMRNQRHPAIMPQMEWLGEEKPLWAENLQKANQQKEEGET; encoded by the coding sequence TTGACGAGGATTCTTCATTTTGCAAATTCCAGCCTGTTTTTTTATGCGGATCGGACAGGGATACTGATTGATGGCTTGTTCGGCGCGGGACCGTATCAATGCTTTTCCCCGCTGCCCGCGCCGATCCGAAGGCAAATGCTCAAACGTCAGGGAATATTTGGACATGTGGATGCGCTGCTGTTTACGCATGCGCATGGCGATCACTGTGATCGGGATGCGCTGCACTTTTTCCGACACCTTCACGAGCAGCCACCGGCGGTGTTTTTGTTCGGTGAATCAGATAACACGCTGCATGCCGACCGGGTGGACAGCAGGATACAGCGCTTGGAAGTAGGAGCCTTCACGATTTATGCTGTGGCGGCGCCGCATCAATGCATCGGTAAGAAGAATAAGGCATTATTTGCGCTGCCGAACTGCAGTTTTATCGTTTGTCAGGGAACAGAACGTTTTTTTGTTGCGGCAGATTCCCGTTGGAGGGAGGAGGACCTGAGGCTTGTGCAACCGTTTGGGCGCTTCAACGCGGTCTTCTGCAATGCCTATCACCTGATCTGGGATGAATCGAAAAGGTTTTTTGAAAAGCTGGATGCAGAAAGGATATATATTTATCATTTGCCCCTGCAAGAAGATGATATTTATGCATATCACAGTCTGGCAAAGCACGCCGCGCAGAATTTTCGGATGCGGAATCAACGCCATCCGGCAATCATGCCGCAAATGGAATGGCTGGGCGAAGAAAAACCCCTCTGGGCGGAGAATCTGCAAAAAGCAAACCAACAGAAGGAAGAAGGCGAAACATGA
- a CDS encoding ABC transporter ATP-binding protein, protein MLRVEHIDVSYGNFKALYDVSLEINPGEIVALLGSNGAGKSTTINTISGMTKVNAGKLYFNDTCINNMPPYERVKLGIIQVPEGRKLFPFMTVEDNLLVGSYLKSVHDKRSDTLSLCYEMFPKLYERRKQMAGSMSGGEQQMCAIARGLMQQPKLLMLDEPSLGLAPVIVEQIFEVLQKINQMGTTILLVEQNVMSSLEIASRGYVLEIGRNVMEGTSQELLNNEELKKAYLGL, encoded by the coding sequence ATGTTAAGGGTAGAGCATATTGATGTTAGTTATGGAAATTTTAAAGCACTTTATGATGTTTCGCTGGAGATTAATCCGGGTGAAATCGTTGCTCTGCTGGGAAGCAACGGTGCGGGAAAATCCACTACAATCAACACCATTTCAGGCATGACCAAAGTAAACGCCGGAAAACTCTATTTCAATGATACCTGCATTAACAATATGCCGCCGTATGAACGTGTCAAACTCGGTATTATACAGGTGCCGGAAGGACGCAAGCTGTTTCCGTTCATGACGGTGGAAGATAATTTGCTGGTTGGCTCCTATCTCAAGAGCGTACACGACAAGAGAAGTGACACCCTCTCTCTGTGCTACGAAATGTTCCCAAAGCTGTATGAACGCCGCAAGCAGATGGCGGGCTCCATGTCTGGCGGCGAACAGCAGATGTGCGCGATCGCCCGAGGATTGATGCAGCAGCCCAAGCTGTTGATGCTGGACGAGCCTTCGCTCGGTCTTGCGCCGGTCATAGTTGAGCAGATATTTGAAGTGCTGCAAAAGATCAATCAGATGGGAACCACCATCCTACTGGTTGAGCAGAATGTCATGTCGTCTCTGGAGATCGCTTCACGCGGCTATGTTCTGGAGATCGGGCGCAATGTAATGGAAGGAACCAGTCAGGAGCTGCTCAATAATGAAGAGCTGAAAAAGGCATATCTCGGTTTATAG
- a CDS encoding ABC transporter ATP-binding protein yields MEQILAVSNLVKKFGGLIAVSNLDMTVNKGEIVGLIGANGAGKTTIFNMISGSFHPTSGKILLEGKEVQNLPAHKMCNLGIGRTYQIVQPFADLSVLENTMVGALVRDADVNRARTKSKEILQFLGMEKRMHVLGRDLNLPELKRMEVARALATQPKILLLDEVMAGLNPSDSAMVIELVRKINESGVTIILIEHVMKAVMSLSDRLYVLNQGKLISSGLPEEVSKDPEVIKSYLGEKSRKNSPQKQEE; encoded by the coding sequence ATGGAACAGATCTTAGCGGTAAGCAATCTTGTCAAAAAGTTTGGCGGTCTGATTGCTGTCAGCAACCTTGATATGACTGTAAACAAAGGAGAAATCGTTGGCTTGATCGGCGCCAACGGCGCGGGGAAGACAACAATTTTTAATATGATTTCCGGCTCGTTTCATCCGACCTCTGGAAAGATCCTATTGGAAGGGAAAGAGGTGCAAAACCTGCCGGCGCACAAAATGTGCAATTTGGGAATCGGAAGAACCTATCAAATTGTGCAGCCGTTTGCGGATTTGAGCGTGCTGGAAAATACGATGGTGGGCGCGCTGGTACGCGACGCGGACGTGAATCGAGCCCGTACGAAATCAAAGGAGATCCTGCAATTTCTGGGAATGGAAAAGCGCATGCATGTGCTGGGCCGTGACTTGAACCTGCCGGAACTGAAACGTATGGAGGTGGCGCGTGCACTGGCGACCCAGCCAAAAATCCTTTTGCTCGACGAGGTCATGGCGGGACTCAATCCGTCGGACAGCGCTATGGTGATTGAACTTGTCAGAAAGATTAATGAATCTGGCGTGACGATAATTCTTATCGAACACGTGATGAAAGCGGTTATGTCGCTGTCGGATCGGCTCTATGTACTCAATCAGGGTAAATTGATTTCCAGCGGACTACCGGAGGAAGTTTCCAAGGATCCGGAAGTCATTAAATCCTATCTGGGTGAAAAGTCTCGTAAGAATTCACCGCAGAAGCAGGAGGAGTAA
- a CDS encoding branched-chain amino acid ABC transporter permease — MKAINLKSPKTIIALAVVLLALVAPAVIDNSYILQSLIMIVLYAYLACSWNIIGGFGGQFSLGHSVYFGIGAYISTLMFNLYQVTPWIGMLVGAVISGLLAILISYPCFKLSGSYFTLATIAFLHVIRLLITTQDKILGFETRGAQGLQVKWRNGGLLDMQFQDKRDYLYVILLLLAVVLMVSYYIRHSKTGYYLAAINTNQNAAESLGVDVTRYKLKAMFISAVFTAIGGTFYAQLILFLDPQRIFGADFSMEIMLFAVVGGAGTILGPLLGAVLLVPINELTRSYFGAQYSGLGPLLYGLILCLVVFFLPGGLLPNMKAFYKKHRNPEHRETKKALD, encoded by the coding sequence ATGAAAGCAATCAATTTAAAATCCCCCAAGACGATTATCGCGCTTGCCGTCGTTCTGCTTGCGCTCGTTGCCCCGGCTGTGATTGACAACAGCTATATTCTCCAGTCGCTGATCATGATTGTCCTCTATGCATATTTGGCGTGCAGTTGGAACATAATCGGCGGATTCGGCGGACAGTTTTCACTTGGGCATTCGGTCTACTTCGGCATTGGCGCGTACATATCAACGCTTATGTTCAATCTCTATCAGGTTACGCCTTGGATCGGCATGCTGGTCGGCGCCGTTATTTCCGGCCTGCTGGCAATACTGATCAGCTACCCCTGCTTCAAACTGAGCGGATCGTATTTTACGCTTGCGACGATCGCGTTTCTGCATGTGATCCGATTGCTGATTACAACACAGGACAAGATTTTGGGCTTTGAGACCCGAGGAGCGCAGGGCTTGCAGGTAAAGTGGAGAAACGGCGGCCTGCTGGATATGCAGTTTCAAGACAAAAGGGATTATTTGTATGTGATTCTGCTGCTGCTCGCAGTTGTATTGATGGTATCCTATTACATTCGTCATTCCAAAACGGGTTACTATTTGGCGGCGATCAATACCAACCAGAATGCCGCGGAATCGCTGGGCGTGGATGTGACCCGCTATAAACTCAAAGCGATGTTTATCAGCGCGGTTTTTACCGCGATCGGCGGCACCTTCTACGCGCAGCTTATCCTATTCCTCGACCCGCAGCGAATCTTTGGCGCAGACTTTTCCATGGAGATCATGCTGTTCGCCGTGGTTGGCGGCGCGGGTACGATTTTGGGGCCGCTGCTGGGCGCGGTCTTGCTGGTCCCAATCAATGAATTAACACGAAGCTACTTCGGCGCGCAATATTCCGGCCTTGGCCCGCTGCTCTACGGACTGATCCTGTGTCTCGTTGTATTCTTCCTGCCCGGCGGTCTGCTTCCCAATATGAAGGCATTTTATAAGAAGCATAGGAATCCGGAACACCGCGAAACAAAAAAGGCGTTGGATTGA
- a CDS encoding branched-chain amino acid ABC transporter permease gives MQLLQSLIDGLLLGGVYATIAAGLSLAFGVMRIVNWAHGEFLMVAMYVANVLVTSTGVDPYLSILITGPVFFIVGYVLQKGLFNRLLQREKAREPMSVMMFTIGLAMVLTNGALLLFSANTRITPTIYQGKSIVLGEMMISIPRFISFMIALVITTGLYFFLMKTETGRALRASSQDRSSATLMGINEKKIYSIAFGISLGLVGVSASLLIPFFSVYPTVSLVFGFKAFVIVVMGGKGSIPGALLGGLIVGLTEKVGGLFFSDAYAQIILFLLFVVILLCKPSGLLGKEKS, from the coding sequence ATGCAACTTCTCCAGTCATTGATCGACGGATTGCTCCTTGGCGGTGTTTACGCCACGATCGCCGCGGGACTGAGTCTGGCATTCGGGGTAATGCGTATTGTTAACTGGGCACATGGCGAATTCCTGATGGTTGCCATGTATGTAGCCAATGTTTTGGTGACGAGCACGGGAGTGGATCCATATCTGTCTATCCTCATTACAGGACCCGTCTTTTTTATCGTCGGTTATGTGCTGCAAAAAGGGCTGTTTAACCGTTTACTCCAGCGCGAAAAGGCCAGAGAGCCCATGAGCGTTATGATGTTTACGATCGGTCTGGCAATGGTGCTCACAAACGGCGCGCTGTTGCTCTTTAGCGCAAACACAAGAATCACGCCTACAATCTATCAGGGCAAATCCATCGTTCTTGGAGAAATGATGATTTCGATTCCGCGTTTCATTTCTTTCATGATCGCGCTGGTCATCACGACGGGCCTTTATTTCTTCCTCATGAAAACAGAAACCGGGCGCGCGCTCCGCGCATCGTCGCAGGATAGATCGTCGGCCACGCTGATGGGCATCAATGAGAAGAAGATATATTCGATTGCTTTCGGCATTTCGTTAGGGCTGGTCGGCGTCAGCGCGTCTCTGCTGATTCCCTTTTTCTCCGTCTATCCGACGGTTTCGCTCGTTTTCGGCTTTAAGGCCTTTGTCATTGTCGTTATGGGCGGTAAAGGCAGTATCCCCGGGGCGCTGCTGGGCGGCCTGATCGTCGGCTTGACAGAGAAGGTGGGCGGCCTGTTTTTCAGCGACGCCTATGCGCAGATTATCCTGTTCCTGCTGTTTGTAGTGATCTTGCTTTGCAAGCCCTCCGGGCTGCTGGGCAAAGAAAAAAGCTGA
- a CDS encoding ABC transporter substrate-binding protein yields the protein MKRKLALLLMTAMMTSAIAGCSGGSPSSGEAGGNTEQGGAKTVNIGVLLPLSGESAVMGSKQKDAIELFFEDYNAAGGIQSMDGAQVNLVFADTLGKPETGVTEIERLINQEGVDALIGPYNSSVGAATAPIAERYQKPYLILSSVADEIMKNDYQYVFRANSCTSDILATISTFLQDYSGQNGFEPKTYGIVYENTDYGMENYIQLKDMVENTLGGTLVLDEPYQANTSDMSSIINKIKSEQPDVVFPVCYLNDAILFAQQLSEYQANTTLIATGGGFAVSDFCTNAGAAAEYAITNAGWSTGILDYKPEEAKKINEKYTEKTGMELDEYGAFGYFNASVMANVLERAASTDADAIREAFLATDITADDPELLLMPYEGVKFGERDGMTNQNIYSCNIAVQILDGRFQLVAPYSLVGDESPLVLPVPAWAER from the coding sequence ATGAAAAGAAAGCTCGCTTTATTATTGATGACGGCTATGATGACATCGGCAATAGCAGGCTGCTCCGGCGGCTCGCCTTCTTCCGGCGAAGCAGGCGGCAACACGGAACAAGGCGGCGCCAAAACGGTGAATATCGGCGTGCTGCTGCCGCTTTCTGGAGAATCCGCGGTTATGGGCAGCAAGCAGAAGGACGCGATCGAATTATTCTTTGAAGACTACAACGCGGCCGGCGGGATTCAGTCGATGGATGGCGCGCAGGTGAATCTGGTTTTTGCAGACACTTTGGGTAAACCGGAGACCGGTGTTACCGAGATAGAGCGCCTGATCAATCAAGAGGGCGTGGACGCCCTGATCGGACCCTATAACAGTTCCGTCGGCGCGGCAACGGCGCCGATCGCAGAGCGGTACCAGAAACCGTATTTAATTTTAAGCAGTGTGGCAGACGAAATCATGAAGAACGATTATCAATACGTATTCCGCGCCAACTCCTGCACCTCGGATATTCTGGCTACCATCAGCACATTCCTGCAGGATTACAGCGGCCAAAACGGATTTGAACCCAAGACCTACGGCATCGTATATGAGAATACTGACTACGGTATGGAGAATTACATCCAGCTGAAGGATATGGTGGAGAACACCTTGGGCGGCACGTTGGTCCTCGACGAACCCTATCAGGCCAATACCTCCGACATGAGTTCAATCATCAACAAAATTAAAAGCGAACAACCAGACGTCGTGTTTCCGGTATGCTATCTGAACGACGCGATCCTGTTCGCGCAGCAGCTTTCCGAGTATCAGGCGAACACCACCCTGATTGCCACCGGCGGCGGCTTTGCCGTATCTGACTTCTGCACCAATGCGGGCGCGGCGGCTGAGTATGCGATCACCAATGCGGGGTGGAGCACCGGTATCCTTGACTACAAGCCTGAAGAAGCCAAGAAAATCAATGAGAAGTACACGGAAAAGACCGGCATGGAACTTGATGAGTACGGTGCGTTCGGCTACTTCAACGCTTCTGTTATGGCGAATGTTCTGGAGCGCGCGGCAAGCACCGACGCGGATGCAATCAGAGAGGCTTTCCTTGCCACGGATATTACTGCGGATGATCCGGAACTGCTGCTGATGCCTTATGAAGGCGTGAAGTTCGGTGAACGGGACGGCATGACGAACCAAAATATCTATAGTTGCAATATAGCTGTACAGATTCTGGATGGACGTTTCCAACTGGTAGCGCCGTACAGTCTTGTTGGAGATGAATCTCCGTTGGTGCTGCCTGTACCGGCCTGGGCGGAACGCTGA
- a CDS encoding helix-turn-helix transcriptional regulator → MENIRLASKGKQASFQIYPFSVMPETDRMRSSQGEWRAGIPQIRTAEHSAVPRINAVYEIKAERLKRNNAFLERLLCGDLDRKYFQELFPKRTTGVGMILFSMDVSKLLNMSLLDQHDAILSCMKQCGWEGHVFSVPQSIFTLLLEEKQTQALEQRFTQFAQQLHAKFGFAILTHISAACENTVQLGAELQNNMTRMRACQYYHQSLPGISRSVPLNELKACRREIEKLCCVCCFDQAVLRLKEFVQKAHAEFCRPSSIKNAVMRLLYAFEPGLEENGGDRIYDSGQSTVVEQIMEADSPSAMEGALENFGICMLKIKLKGNHDESEPIVQVLDYIRHNYWRPLRQDEVAVAAHLNKSYLSQLFQKKLGMTYSRYLEYVRIQEAKRLLRTTNKTAAEIAEAVGFSGQNYFAKIFKSEVGVSPIKFRNGGCA, encoded by the coding sequence TTGGAAAACATACGGCTCGCAAGCAAAGGGAAACAGGCTTCTTTTCAGATCTATCCGTTTAGTGTCATGCCTGAAACGGATCGGATGCGAAGCAGTCAGGGGGAGTGGAGAGCCGGCATACCGCAGATACGTACAGCCGAACATTCCGCAGTCCCTCGGATTAACGCGGTATATGAGATCAAGGCGGAAAGACTGAAAAGAAATAACGCATTTTTAGAGCGCCTTTTGTGTGGGGATCTGGATAGAAAGTATTTTCAGGAGCTGTTTCCCAAGCGGACAACAGGGGTGGGGATGATCCTGTTCAGTATGGATGTATCCAAATTGCTCAACATGTCTCTGCTGGATCAGCATGATGCCATTCTAAGCTGCATGAAGCAATGCGGCTGGGAGGGACACGTTTTTTCCGTACCACAGAGCATTTTTACGCTTTTACTGGAGGAAAAACAAACGCAAGCGCTGGAACAACGGTTTACACAATTTGCGCAGCAGCTACACGCGAAATTTGGATTTGCTATTTTGACACATATCAGCGCAGCCTGCGAAAATACGGTGCAGCTCGGCGCCGAGCTGCAAAATAACATGACAAGGATGCGTGCGTGCCAATATTATCATCAGTCCTTGCCCGGTATCAGCAGAAGCGTACCCTTAAACGAACTGAAAGCCTGCCGGAGGGAAATAGAAAAGCTGTGTTGCGTCTGTTGTTTTGATCAAGCCGTGCTGCGCTTGAAAGAATTTGTCCAGAAGGCGCATGCGGAATTCTGTCGCCCATCCAGCATCAAAAATGCGGTGATGCGGTTGCTGTACGCTTTCGAGCCGGGGCTGGAAGAAAACGGCGGCGATCGGATTTACGACAGCGGCCAAAGTACGGTAGTGGAGCAGATCATGGAAGCGGATTCCCCGTCTGCAATGGAAGGGGCGCTTGAAAACTTCGGCATCTGTATGCTGAAGATCAAACTGAAGGGCAATCATGACGAATCGGAACCGATCGTGCAGGTTTTGGATTATATCCGACATAACTACTGGAGGCCGCTGCGGCAGGATGAAGTAGCCGTGGCAGCACATTTAAATAAATCTTACCTAAGTCAACTGTTTCAAAAGAAGCTGGGGATGACCTACAGCCGTTATTTGGAATATGTACGCATTCAGGAGGCGAAGCGTTTGCTGCGCACGACAAACAAAACCGCAGCAGAGATCGCAGAGGCGGTTGGATTTTCCGGGCAGAACTATTTTGCAAAGATATTTAAAAGCGAAGTCGGGGTCAGTCCGATCAAGTTTAGGAATGGAGGATGTGCATGA
- a CDS encoding GntR family transcriptional regulator — MAKIEDISIKKQVYEYIRDMILTLQIKPGEKIPESSIAATLGISKGPVREAIRLLSWEGLIEITPNRSATVTVIDENAVQELALVRWQHDELAIPLAIYNGSIREFAELRELAEACIAANEAGDILRRHALDAQFHLKIIEIGKNKLLYSLYNRIILMIQLWQTLHVTSPDNLKEGLEQHLRIVDCLENHQTEEALHMVHNHTKISYNVHFDEELQKQLNIVWQTKEAYDDRVSEKFI, encoded by the coding sequence ATGGCCAAGATAGAAGATATCAGCATCAAAAAGCAAGTATATGAATATATCCGCGATATGATTTTAACCTTGCAGATCAAGCCGGGCGAGAAGATTCCGGAAAGCTCGATCGCAGCAACGCTTGGCATTAGTAAAGGCCCGGTGCGAGAAGCCATTCGATTACTGTCATGGGAAGGGTTGATTGAAATCACCCCCAACCGCTCCGCCACGGTGACGGTCATTGATGAAAATGCGGTTCAAGAGCTTGCGCTGGTGCGGTGGCAGCATGATGAACTTGCCATTCCGCTGGCCATATATAATGGCAGCATCCGCGAATTTGCCGAGCTGCGCGAGCTGGCAGAGGCCTGTATCGCCGCCAATGAAGCGGGGGATATACTGCGCCGTCATGCGCTTGATGCACAGTTTCATTTAAAAATTATTGAAATTGGGAAGAATAAGCTTTTATATTCCCTCTATAACCGTATCATTTTGATGATACAGCTATGGCAAACCTTACACGTCACCTCGCCGGATAACTTGAAAGAAGGGCTGGAACAGCATCTGCGTATTGTGGACTGTTTGGAAAACCATCAAACGGAAGAAGCGCTCCATATGGTTCACAACCATACGAAAATTTCATATAACGTACATTTTGATGAGGAACTGCAAAAGCAGCTGAACATTGTTTGGCAGACCAAGGAAGCTTATGATGACAGGGTCTCAGAGAAATTTATTTGA
- a CDS encoding thiamine pyrophosphate-dependent dehydrogenase E1 component subunit alpha, whose amino-acid sequence MGNQLSKQLAQTMYRDMYKIRRFEQEVFEFYKTGRMAGLAHLYIGEEAVAAGACAAIDSRDFIGSTHRGHGHLIARGADMSRMMAEILGKKTGYCKGKGGSMHIMAMDLGILGANGIVGGGIPIATGAGYSCKYRGTDQVVLCFFGDGASNEGTFHESVNMAAAWDLPVIYIIENNLYGITVDSRRVTKEHDLAKRAIGYDIPGYTIDGNDVAAVYETVRKAVQDARGGKGPSIVECKTYRHHGHNGSDPGTYRPPEELAAWKARDPLDLFKQKGYLDEAEMQAIQTEVDQEIQVACKFADESPYPDASELMDDIFCD is encoded by the coding sequence ATGGGGAATCAATTGAGCAAACAGCTTGCACAAACCATGTATAGAGACATGTACAAGATCCGCCGGTTTGAGCAGGAAGTATTTGAGTTTTACAAAACCGGCCGCATGGCCGGTCTGGCGCATCTTTATATCGGCGAAGAGGCAGTTGCCGCCGGCGCCTGCGCGGCCATCGACTCCCGCGACTTCATTGGCTCCACCCACCGCGGACACGGCCATTTAATTGCGCGCGGCGCAGATATGAGCCGTATGATGGCAGAAATTTTGGGCAAAAAAACCGGTTACTGCAAAGGCAAAGGCGGATCAATGCACATTATGGCAATGGATCTCGGCATTCTCGGCGCCAACGGCATTGTCGGCGGCGGCATACCGATTGCCACCGGCGCCGGTTATAGCTGCAAATACCGCGGCACGGATCAGGTCGTACTCTGCTTCTTCGGCGACGGCGCGTCCAACGAGGGCACATTCCATGAGAGCGTCAACATGGCGGCGGCATGGGACCTGCCGGTTATATATATTATTGAGAACAATCTTTACGGCATCACGGTGGACAGCCGCCGAGTGACCAAAGAGCATGATTTGGCCAAGCGTGCCATTGGGTATGACATTCCGGGCTATACCATCGACGGCAACGACGTGGCAGCCGTATATGAAACCGTTCGGAAAGCGGTGCAGGATGCGCGCGGCGGCAAGGGTCCGTCTATTGTGGAATGTAAAACTTACCGCCACCACGGTCACAACGGCAGCGATCCGGGCACCTATCGTCCGCCGGAGGAACTGGCTGCATGGAAAGCACGGGATCCGCTGGATCTTTTCAAGCAGAAAGGCTATCTGGACGAAGCGGAAATGCAGGCGATTCAGACAGAGGTGGACCAAGAAATTCAGGTCGCCTGCAAGTTTGCCGACGAAAGCCCGTATCCCGACGCCTCGGAACTAATGGACGATATTTTCTGCGATTAA